The genomic window ATGCTCTTGCTGTCTGCGGCGAGCCGCTTGGATTCGGAATCGCAAGCGGGCTGGAGATCTTCTTTCGCGGAGAATCCGGCGAAATCGAACGCTCGCCGCAGACAGCCAGAGCATGCACTGACGCATCGATACCGCAGCCCGAGATGTTTCCACCCGGGATGACCCCGGCGATCAGCACAAACTGATTGTGGCGAAATTCGTAGCCGGCGTTCACGGGCCGACCGTGTGAATTCCAGTTCCGTATAAATGCATCGACACGGTCGGACAGTGTGGCGGATTCGGCGTCCGTCAGCGGGCGGTCGAGCGCATAGATCCACAGACGGCTGGAGCCGGGGAGTTGATCGAACGGGAACGATGGAGTCATAACAGAATTACGGTTAGTTTGGGGCATTGTACCGACAAATCGCGGGAAGGATCTCGTCTATAATCACGTAGGCTATCAACGGATACGATACCCATAGACCGTCATGAAAACCATCTATCTGGTTCGCCACGCCAAGTCGGATTGGTCTGGTCCGATCGAGCGAGATCACGACCGTCCCCTCGCGCCGCGCGGGGTGGAGGCGGCTACACGGATGGGGGCGTGGCTGGCCGCAACGGATGCGCCGCCACAAAAGGTCGTCAGCTCGACGGCCCGCCGCACACGCGAAACCGTGCGGTTGATGCTGGATGCCGCCGGCTGGAGCGTCCCGGTCACGTATTCCTCGGCGCTGTATGAGACGGACGGTGAGCGGTATCTGGAGGTGCTGCGTGCCCTGCCGAAGCGGGTGGGGCGGGTGATGTTGGTCGGCCACGAGCCGGCGTGCAGCGAATGTGTGGGGCTGCTCATCGGTGGGGGTGGTGTGCGATTTGCAACGACGACAATCGCGCGTATCGACCTGGCGTGCGCCACCTGGGAGGCCATTCAGCCCGGCGCCGGTGAGCTGTACTGGTTGATGCCGGCGCGGTTCAGACCGGTCGACCCTATTGGCGATTAAAGTTCGCCCGCCACCGGTCGATACCCCCTTTGCCACCTGTCGCACGCGCTCCCCGGGCCCGATGCGCCATCCCCCCTACTTACCACCAGGATCGTATGTTGCAGCAATCCGAGGACGAAATCCTCCGTGTCCACCAGGAGATTACCACCGCCTTCGACGAAAGCATCCGCGCCAACAACCAGGACTGGTTGAAGTACTTCTGGCAGATCATGATGGAGGACTCCAACCTCTCGCGTCAGGCAATCATCGACTTGATGCTCGACGAGTTGAATCGCGGCAACACCTGTTCGAAGGAGATGCTGCGCTCGATCCTGGAGCACGACATCGACTGAGCGCCCGGAAGACGCTTCGGGTCAGTCCGGATTTTCGTAGAAGACGTACGGCGTGGAGTAGTCGCTGATCTCGAAGTAGACCTTCTTTTCGTCAGGATCCACGACGCCGTTCAGGTTGGCGTCCATCACGCCGTAGCCGAAGCGGTAAGGGCGGTCAATTCCGCCATCCGTGGCGGAGGCCGTCGTGAGTTTATCAATTTCCATGAAGCGGCGCACGAGTTGATCGCCGGCGTAGATTTCGAGTACGCCGTCGGTGCCCGTCCAGTTTTGAACGGCCCGGCCAAAGCGGTTTTGTGTTTCTTGCGTGCAGCCGGCCAGAAGCAGGAGGCCGGCGAAGAACGAGCCAGTAATCGTTTTCATATCGGGTATGCTGGGATGATCGTCATTTGGGTCGGTTCTTCAACGGCCGACAGGCAGGGATGGTTGCTGCCCGCGAAAATCGATCATGAACGTCGGGTGACGCGTTTTCGCCGCGCGGCTCCATCAACCAGCGCGTCCAGCTCCGGCACATCGAGCCGCGGCTCAGAGCGGGGGATGGCATTCTGGGCGGTTTTAGCCGATGAGTAAGTCGGAAAAGTTCGTTTTGAGCACCGTGTAGAGCCGGTGAAGTGGCAGCCCGACCACCGTGTAGTAGTCGCCCTCGATGCCCGACACGAACAGGGCGCCCCGGTCGTCCTGGATACCGTACGCGCCGGCTTTGTCCATCGGGGACCCGGTAGCAACATATGCCGCTATTTCGCGCTCGTTTAACGTAGCGAAGGTGACGCGGGTGGCCTCGTGCGCCTCGATGCGCCGGCCGCTGGGAGCATGCGCCAGGGCGATGCCGGTGTAGACGACGTGGGTACGGCCGCTTAGCCGGCCGAGCATATCGACGGCCTCGTCTGGCGTCGCCGGCTTGTTGAGGATCTCCCCGTCCAGTACAACAATCGTATCCGCCGCCAAAACGAGTGCATCGGGGAATTGATGCGCGACGGCGGTGGCCTTGCGCTCCGCCAGACTCTCGACAATGGCCGGCGGGGCCAGGGAGGAATGAAACGACTCGTCGACGTCGGGCGCGGCCCGGTTGAACGTCAATCCCAGTTGTTCGAGCAGTTGTCTTCGGCGGGGGGATGTGGACGCCAGGACGAATGGGCAGGTGAATTTCATGGAGAAGGGTAGATGGCGAGGTCAGGTGTGCAGCCAACGCTCCGAGAATCGGTTGACGAAAAACCACCCGGTGAGGAGCAGCGCGACGGCCATTCCGACAATGCTGACCCAGTCGCCATAGGTCACATAAAAGGTGCGTTCGGTGGCGATGGGGGCATGCACGGTGAGCGCGCGGCGCTTCATCCAGTCGGTGGCGACTTCGATACGCCCCGACGGCAGAATGAGGGCGCTCGGGCCGGCGACGGTGGCGAGCACGACGGCGCGGCGTGTTTCGATGGCACGGAGACGAGTAAATGCCAGGAATTGCCAGGGACCAAAGGAGCGGCCCCACCAGCCGGTTTGCGCCACGACCACGAGGACATCCGCCCCCATTTTGACATAGCGGCGGGTGTAGTCTCCAAACAGGCTCTCAAAGCAGATCAACGGACCGACCTGGCGTGCGCCCACCGGCAGGAGGACGCGTTCGCGGCCTGGCTGGTACCCGGCCACGCCACCGGCCTCGACCCGCATGAAGTCCAGATGGGGCAACACGGACTCAAAGGGTATCCGCTCGGCGAACGGCACGAGCTTGTTTTTATCGTACCGCAGGGTGGGCAGCGCGGGCCGGTAGAGCAGAGCGCTGTTGGCGAAGCTAAGGGCCGGCAGGCGACCCGGCGCATCGGCGATGGCGCCGGTGAGGAGGGGAATGCCGTGTCCATCCACCCACGACCGCATCCGCTCGGCCGTATGG from Rhodothermales bacterium includes these protein-coding regions:
- a CDS encoding Maf family protein — encoded protein: MKFTCPFVLASTSPRRRQLLEQLGLTFNRAAPDVDESFHSSLAPPAIVESLAERKATAVAHQFPDALVLAADTIVVLDGEILNKPATPDEAVDMLGRLSGRTHVVYTGIALAHAPSGRRIEAHEATRVTFATLNEREIAAYVATGSPMDKAGAYGIQDDRGALFVSGIEGDYYTVVGLPLHRLYTVLKTNFSDLLIG
- a CDS encoding histidine phosphatase family protein, coding for MKTIYLVRHAKSDWSGPIERDHDRPLAPRGVEAATRMGAWLAATDAPPQKVVSSTARRTRETVRLMLDAAGWSVPVTYSSALYETDGERYLEVLRALPKRVGRVMLVGHEPACSECVGLLIGGGGVRFATTTIARIDLACATWEAIQPGAGELYWLMPARFRPVDPIGD